In a single window of the Leifsonia sp. 1010 genome:
- the gatB gene encoding Asp-tRNA(Asn)/Glu-tRNA(Gln) amidotransferase subunit GatB, whose product MANATAHTAELMDYEKALELFEPVLGFEVHVELNTKTKMFCGCANEFGSGANTNTCPTCLGLPGGMPQVNEKAIESSIRLGLALGCDIAESSRFARKNYFYPDLAKNFQTSQYDEPIAHDGSITIELENGRELTIEIERAHMEEDAGKLTHVGGATGRIQGADYSLVDFNRGGVPLVEIVTKIIEGAEADAPEVGRTYVRAIRDIVKALGVSNARMEEGNVRCDANVSLRRRGSTELGTRTETKNVNSLRSIERAVRYEIQRQAAILQAGGTIVQETRHWHEDSGTTSAGRPKSDADDYRYFPEPDLVPVAPAREWIEELRGTLPEQPSLRRKRLTAEWGFTALEFQDVANADLLDEVEATIAAGADPAAARKWWTGEIARLANAQNVPAGTLVSPQNVAELAALIEAGTLTDRLARQVLEGVIAGEGRPQEVVDARGLAVVSDDGALIAAIDEALSSQPDVLAKIRDGKVQAAGAVIGAVMKAMRGQADAARVRELVLERASATE is encoded by the coding sequence ATGGCGAACGCCACTGCCCACACAGCGGAGCTGATGGACTACGAGAAGGCACTCGAACTGTTCGAGCCCGTTCTCGGCTTCGAGGTCCACGTCGAGCTCAACACCAAGACCAAGATGTTCTGCGGCTGCGCCAACGAGTTCGGCTCTGGCGCCAACACGAACACCTGCCCGACCTGTCTCGGACTCCCGGGCGGCATGCCGCAGGTGAACGAGAAGGCCATCGAGTCGAGCATCCGGCTCGGCCTCGCCCTCGGCTGCGACATCGCCGAGTCGAGCCGGTTCGCGCGGAAGAACTACTTCTACCCGGACCTGGCCAAGAACTTCCAGACCTCGCAGTACGACGAGCCGATCGCGCACGACGGGTCGATCACCATCGAGCTGGAGAACGGCCGCGAGCTGACGATCGAGATCGAGCGCGCGCACATGGAGGAGGACGCCGGCAAGCTGACCCACGTCGGCGGCGCCACCGGCCGCATCCAGGGCGCCGACTACTCGCTGGTCGACTTCAACCGCGGCGGTGTGCCGCTGGTCGAGATCGTCACCAAGATCATCGAGGGCGCCGAGGCGGACGCGCCGGAGGTCGGCCGCACGTATGTGCGCGCCATCCGCGACATCGTGAAGGCGCTCGGCGTCTCGAACGCCCGCATGGAGGAGGGGAACGTGCGCTGTGACGCCAACGTCTCCCTGCGCCGCCGTGGGTCGACGGAGCTCGGCACGCGCACCGAGACGAAGAACGTGAACTCGCTGCGCTCCATCGAGCGCGCGGTCCGCTACGAGATCCAGCGCCAGGCCGCGATCCTCCAGGCGGGCGGCACCATCGTGCAGGAGACGCGCCACTGGCACGAGGACTCCGGCACGACGAGCGCCGGCCGCCCCAAGTCGGACGCCGACGACTACCGCTACTTCCCGGAGCCCGACCTCGTGCCGGTCGCCCCGGCCCGCGAGTGGATCGAAGAGCTCCGCGGCACGCTCCCGGAGCAGCCGTCGCTGCGCCGCAAGCGCCTGACCGCAGAATGGGGCTTCACGGCCCTCGAGTTCCAGGACGTCGCCAACGCCGACCTGCTGGACGAGGTCGAGGCCACGATCGCCGCCGGCGCCGACCCCGCCGCCGCCCGCAAGTGGTGGACCGGTGAGATCGCCCGTCTCGCGAACGCGCAGAACGTCCCCGCCGGAACGCTGGTCAGCCCCCAGAACGTCGCCGAACTGGCCGCCCTGATCGAGGCCGGCACGCTCACCGACCGCCTGGCACGCCAGGTGCTCGAGGGCGTCATCGCGGGGGAGGGGCGACCCCAGGAGGTCGTCGACGCCCGCGGGCTCGCGGTGGTCTCCGACGACGGCGCGCTCATCGCGGCCATCGACGAGGCACTGTCGTCGCAGCCGGATGTGCTCGCCAAGATCCGCGACGGCAAGGTGCAGGCCGCCGGAGCCGTCATCGGCGCCGTCATGAAGGCCATGCGCGGTCAGGCGGACGCGGCACGCGTGCGCGAGCTGGTGCTCGAGCGCGCGAGCGCCACGGAGTAG
- a CDS encoding GNAT family N-acetyltransferase — MGGILVERVTAESAEADAAALSAVLAETVKAGASVGWIVPPSPEEATAWWRALFAEADAATWVAREPDGRAVGTITLMRSPKPNGPHRGEVVKLMVHPSARGRGVAPALMTALEQHAEQTGLTLLVLDTETGSLAETLYRRWGWSAVGSIPDFAVSPSGVLGGTTIMYKRLGLAAQAPELFADSQAARAE; from the coding sequence GTGGGCGGGATCCTCGTCGAACGGGTGACGGCGGAGAGTGCGGAGGCCGACGCCGCCGCACTCTCCGCCGTGCTCGCCGAGACGGTGAAGGCCGGCGCGAGCGTCGGCTGGATCGTGCCGCCGTCGCCCGAGGAGGCGACCGCCTGGTGGCGAGCGCTGTTCGCGGAGGCGGACGCCGCGACCTGGGTCGCCCGCGAGCCGGACGGGCGCGCGGTCGGCACCATCACCCTTATGCGGTCCCCGAAGCCGAACGGCCCGCACCGCGGAGAGGTCGTCAAGCTGATGGTGCATCCCTCCGCCCGCGGCCGGGGAGTCGCCCCGGCCCTGATGACGGCTCTCGAGCAGCACGCGGAGCAGACCGGGCTGACCCTCCTCGTGCTCGACACGGAGACCGGCAGCCTGGCGGAGACGCTGTACCGCCGGTGGGGCTGGAGCGCGGTCGGCAGCATCCCGGACTTCGCCGTCAGCCCATCCGGAGTGCTCGGCGGCACGACGATCATGTACAAGCGGCTGGGCCTGGCGGCCCAGGCTCCGGAGCTGTTTGCGGACTCCCAGGCGGCGCGTGCAGAGTAG
- a CDS encoding YbaK/EbsC family protein translates to MGVFTLGGLTSAPASSRTDLLAPVTLEALATLGWLDEVGIVEIDPDVSDTAATRDQFGLDAADLANCVVVAGKREGVERIAACVVLSTTRADVNNTVKRFLDVRKASFLPMDRAVELTGMEYGGITPIGLPAGWPVLVDARVIDDGVVIIGSGVRRSKLLLPGRLLGELPDAQVIDGLGLEIPG, encoded by the coding sequence ATGGGCGTCTTCACTCTCGGCGGTCTGACCTCCGCACCGGCCTCCTCCCGCACCGATCTGCTCGCTCCGGTGACCCTCGAGGCGCTCGCGACGCTCGGCTGGCTGGATGAGGTGGGCATCGTCGAGATCGACCCCGACGTGTCCGACACGGCCGCGACGCGCGACCAGTTCGGGCTAGATGCCGCCGACCTCGCCAACTGCGTGGTGGTCGCGGGCAAGCGCGAGGGTGTGGAGCGGATCGCCGCGTGCGTCGTCCTGTCGACCACCCGGGCGGATGTCAACAACACCGTCAAGCGCTTCCTGGACGTGCGCAAGGCGTCCTTCCTTCCGATGGACCGCGCCGTGGAGTTGACCGGCATGGAGTACGGCGGGATCACCCCGATCGGCCTTCCCGCCGGCTGGCCGGTGCTCGTCGACGCGCGCGTGATCGACGACGGCGTGGTGATCATCGGGTCCGGCGTCCGCCGCTCCAAGCTCCTCCTCCCCGGCCGTCTGCTCGGCGAGCTGCCCGACGCGCAGGTCATCGACGGTCTCGGCCTCGAGATTCCGGGATGA
- a CDS encoding oxygenase MpaB family protein has translation MTGAAVERVLAPVRSRLIETLAGRSDEVPAWILRLEDGEDEGFFGPDSAAWAVHGGMPTLVAGVRALLLQALHPGALAGVRDFSRYREDPLGRLAGTIQWIHTVTFGSRGQAVAGSEMVRSLHRRVTGTYVDGHGVERPYSANDPDLARWVHLAFTDAFLTAHEHWGGPIPGGADVYVAEWATAAELMGVPDAPRSAAALRAEIDAITDAGELRGGPEVEEIVRFIRRAPLRRTLRPSYRIVFRAAISTLEPRHRDLLGLPPTLAERVLPLHGATSAVLAGARTLLGPQPQAELAARRRLARLGAA, from the coding sequence ATGACCGGAGCCGCCGTCGAACGGGTGCTCGCACCCGTCCGCTCACGTCTGATCGAGACCCTGGCCGGGCGATCGGATGAGGTGCCCGCCTGGATCCTGCGGCTGGAGGACGGAGAGGACGAGGGTTTCTTCGGTCCCGACAGCGCTGCCTGGGCGGTGCACGGCGGCATGCCGACGCTCGTCGCCGGGGTGCGCGCCCTTCTGCTTCAGGCCCTGCACCCGGGCGCGCTGGCCGGAGTGCGCGACTTCTCGCGCTACCGCGAGGACCCGCTCGGCCGGCTTGCGGGGACCATCCAATGGATCCACACCGTCACCTTCGGCAGCCGGGGACAGGCCGTCGCGGGGAGTGAGATGGTGCGGTCCCTGCACCGCCGGGTCACCGGCACCTACGTCGACGGGCACGGCGTCGAGCGGCCGTACTCGGCCAACGACCCCGACCTCGCCCGCTGGGTGCACCTCGCCTTCACCGACGCGTTCCTGACGGCGCACGAGCACTGGGGCGGTCCCATCCCGGGCGGAGCGGACGTTTACGTGGCCGAGTGGGCCACGGCGGCGGAGCTCATGGGGGTGCCGGATGCTCCGCGATCCGCAGCGGCGTTGCGGGCCGAGATCGACGCGATCACCGACGCGGGGGAGCTGCGCGGCGGTCCGGAGGTCGAGGAGATCGTCCGGTTCATCCGCCGGGCTCCGCTGCGCCGCACGCTGCGGCCGTCGTACCGAATCGTGTTCCGTGCCGCCATTTCCACGTTGGAGCCGCGGCACCGCGACCTCCTCGGGCTGCCGCCCACGCTGGCCGAGCGCGTGCTTCCGCTCCACGGGGCGACCTCCGCGGTGCTCGCCGGGGCCCGCACCCTTCTCGGCCCTCAGCCGCAGGCCGAGCTGGCGGCCCGGCGGCGGCTCGCGCGGCTCGGCGCCGCCTGA
- a CDS encoding PaaI family thioesterase yields MSDAGADQTQTQTQTETQTRTRTVHWEDPAPGVARMPSMTGLEYLRSMLRGELPPPPITELMRMTLVAADPGTATFVCEPDESHYNPIGTVHGGFVCTVLDSALGCAVQTTLPQGQGYTSIQITVNYLRPVHAGTGPLTCTATVTKPGNRVAFADGVITDAAGKTVATATGSLLVFPIGG; encoded by the coding sequence ATGAGCGACGCCGGCGCCGACCAGACCCAGACCCAGACCCAGACCGAGACGCAGACCCGCACCCGAACCGTCCACTGGGAGGACCCGGCTCCCGGCGTCGCGCGGATGCCCTCCATGACCGGGCTCGAGTACCTCCGGTCGATGCTGCGCGGCGAACTGCCTCCGCCTCCCATCACCGAGCTGATGCGGATGACGCTGGTCGCAGCCGACCCCGGCACCGCAACATTCGTGTGCGAGCCGGACGAGTCGCACTACAACCCCATCGGGACGGTGCACGGCGGATTCGTGTGCACCGTGCTCGATTCCGCGCTCGGCTGCGCGGTCCAGACGACACTGCCGCAGGGTCAGGGCTACACATCCATTCAGATCACCGTCAACTACCTGCGCCCGGTGCACGCGGGGACCGGTCCGCTGACCTGCACCGCGACCGTGACGAAGCCCGGCAACCGCGTCGCCTTCGCCGACGGAGTCATCACGGATGCTGCGGGCAAGACGGTCGCGACGGCGACCGGTTCGCTGCTGGTGTTCCCGATCGGCGGCTGA
- a CDS encoding long-chain-fatty-acid--CoA ligase, giving the protein MTTDSATSDGAATAGAEHLPYSTKPWLAGYAPGVPADVEVPAGSLSHLIDESVKTYGKHVALEFFGATTTYAELGDQIARAAEGLRKLGVSKGDRVALVLPNCPQHVAAFYAVLRLGAVVVEHNPLYTPRELRHQFEDHGATVAIVWDKVAATVQDLPADLGVTTIISVDLTRAMPASKRIALRLPVPAARKAREQLTAKVSGTISWDSLVASRRIAKSSPRPERDDLALIQYTSGTTGTPKGAMLSHGNLNVNAAQSRAWVPTIERGTSVVYAVLPLFHAYGLTLCLTFAMSMGARLVLFPKFDPDLVLDVVKKHPATFLPAVPPIYERLVQAAEKRKVSLSGIQIAISGAMSLPQGIVDLWEHETGGYLVEGYGLSECSPVLMANPVGATRREGTVGLPLPSTELRVADPDDPSIDRPFGEEGELLARGPQVFSGYWRKPDETAKVFSDDGWFRTGDIVTMDEDGFVRIVDRIKELIVTGGFNVSPTEVEDALRSFPGVADIAVVGLPHRRGGEDVVAAVVMEPGASFDEEAIRAFGRDCLTPYKVPKHVVQVDELPRSIVGKVIRRKVRDQLLAAQAK; this is encoded by the coding sequence GTGACCACCGACAGCGCGACGAGCGACGGAGCCGCGACCGCGGGCGCCGAGCACCTCCCGTACAGCACCAAGCCCTGGCTCGCCGGCTATGCGCCGGGCGTCCCGGCCGATGTGGAGGTGCCCGCCGGGTCCCTCTCCCACCTCATCGACGAGTCGGTGAAGACCTACGGCAAGCACGTCGCGTTGGAGTTCTTCGGCGCGACCACCACGTACGCCGAACTGGGCGACCAGATCGCGCGTGCCGCCGAGGGCCTGCGGAAGCTCGGCGTCTCGAAGGGCGACCGCGTCGCGCTCGTGCTGCCGAACTGTCCTCAGCACGTCGCGGCGTTCTACGCCGTCCTGCGCCTCGGCGCCGTGGTCGTCGAACACAACCCGCTGTACACGCCGCGCGAGCTCCGCCACCAGTTCGAGGATCACGGCGCGACCGTCGCCATCGTCTGGGACAAGGTCGCCGCCACCGTGCAGGACCTCCCCGCCGACCTCGGCGTGACCACGATCATCTCCGTCGACCTCACCCGCGCTATGCCCGCCTCCAAGCGGATCGCTCTGCGGCTCCCCGTCCCGGCGGCGCGCAAGGCCCGCGAGCAGCTGACCGCGAAGGTGTCCGGAACCATCTCGTGGGATTCGCTGGTCGCCTCCCGCCGGATCGCGAAGTCCTCCCCGCGCCCGGAGCGCGACGACCTGGCCCTCATCCAGTACACCTCCGGCACCACCGGAACGCCGAAGGGCGCCATGCTCAGTCACGGCAACCTGAACGTGAACGCGGCTCAGTCCCGCGCGTGGGTGCCGACCATCGAGCGCGGCACGTCGGTCGTCTACGCGGTCCTCCCCCTCTTCCATGCCTACGGGCTCACCCTCTGCCTCACCTTCGCGATGAGCATGGGGGCGCGGCTGGTGCTGTTCCCGAAGTTCGACCCCGACCTGGTGCTGGATGTGGTGAAGAAGCACCCGGCGACCTTCCTGCCCGCTGTCCCTCCGATCTACGAACGGCTGGTGCAGGCGGCCGAGAAGCGCAAGGTGTCGCTCTCGGGCATCCAGATCGCCATCTCGGGAGCCATGAGCCTGCCGCAGGGCATCGTCGACCTCTGGGAGCACGAGACCGGCGGCTACCTCGTCGAAGGCTACGGTCTCTCCGAATGCTCGCCGGTGCTGATGGCGAACCCGGTGGGCGCGACCCGTCGCGAGGGCACGGTCGGCCTGCCGCTGCCGAGCACGGAGCTGCGCGTGGCCGATCCGGACGACCCGTCGATCGACCGCCCGTTCGGCGAGGAGGGCGAGCTGCTCGCACGGGGTCCGCAGGTGTTCTCGGGCTACTGGCGGAAGCCCGACGAGACCGCCAAGGTGTTCTCCGACGACGGCTGGTTCCGCACCGGCGACATCGTGACGATGGATGAGGACGGGTTCGTCCGCATCGTCGACCGCATCAAGGAGCTCATCGTCACCGGCGGTTTCAACGTGTCGCCGACCGAGGTGGAGGACGCCCTGCGGTCCTTCCCGGGGGTCGCCGACATCGCCGTGGTCGGACTCCCCCACCGCCGCGGCGGCGAAGACGTGGTCGCCGCCGTCGTGATGGAGCCCGGCGCATCCTTCGACGAGGAGGCCATCCGCGCATTCGGCCGCGACTGCCTCACCCCGTACAAGGTCCCGAAGCACGTCGTGCAGGTGGATGAGTTGCCGCGCTCCATCGTCGGCAAGGTCATCCGCCGCAAGGTGCGCGACCAGCTGCTCGCCGCACAGGCGAAGTAG